CTAGGTGGATGAATACTATATAGCATGTGAGGAGAGGACCTTCCGTACAACTTGAATACTCCTAGCTAGGGAGAGAAGATGGTTCTACCACTTAACATGTTTCTTCTCCACCTTAGCATAGATTCAATCGCACATTTCTTTTGGAGAGGGGGATATAGCAAAGGGGATTCCCAAATATCTCACAATCTTGGAGGGGCCTGACCAAATCCACCCTTTAGCACCCAACTCTCACTTGAACAATGGTTAATACCATGGTGCTAGGAAGAATTCCCCTCCTTCAACCCTAAACTAAACTTTACGACcaaataacatataatatataacagATAACCTACATTGGTAGTACAAAGATCATAATCAATTTGAATAGTAATTATTTAGAATATGGGTAGTTTACTATCTTAATCGTAATAGATGAATACGGAATTTTATTAGCCATGGACacataaaatagaataaaaatagacaaaaataaataaattattttttaatacttttttatTTAAAATGTTTGATCTCTTTAACTTATTATAGAACCATTTTATTTATGACGTACATATATAGtaaactattttatttacttagatttgacatttttatttttaaacaagaacatcatttttaaataatttttcttcCACCGAAATGTTTTTACCCATTAATTAGACCTTTCagcataattaaaaaattaatatctctactttattttattataaaactaTTATATTTACTTTAAAATTAAGAAACTttacatttaaaaatatatatacactgTTCTAATTAAATGCTTCTTCTAAACAATTTTGCCCTGTCATACAAACAATAAGACATTTAAATGTTGTGTTCAATGTCTTCGTAATTAAGCCCAAAAAATCCGGTCAATTAAAGAATATATACCACTCTATTGTATGAAGTAATGGTAAGAATAAATAAATCATCTTTATCTAAAGAGTGTTCTAGATCATCGATTTTTATACTCCATTAAGAAATTCTTTTTCACATgatcaataaaaattcaaaaacatcatgAGGCCAAGATTTAAAGGGCAGTCACCATCATTAAAAAGAAGAGCCTCAAATTTTAATAGCTCCCTGATTATGCCCACGGATTGAGCACCCAGAAAATTAAAACAGCCTTTTTAAATGTAACAAACCATCACAAGCCAAGTCAAAACAGAATAAATCACGCacttaacaatcttattttatttttagttcatAATTAAAACTATTCTTAACAGCTGGACGATGACAACCGTCTAGAGCCCACTGAATGAAACGGCTTTTTCTGGTTTAGCCCATCGTTTCAAATCTTCCCACAACCCTAAATATATTGTAGGAACGGAAAATTCTTTCCACGTACATTTTTATCTCATCAATCTATTTCAATCTGTGTTGTGTTTCATTAAAGCAATGGGGCGCTGGATAAAACCAGAGGTTTGTCAATTGCCTTGAAAATTTCAGTAATTTTTTCAGTGATATATGTTGTTTAAAGTCAGTTGTAGCATGTTTTAAGCTTAATGGGTATGTATGCAGGTCTATCCACTGTTTGCAGCCACAGGCGTCGCTGTCAGTATGTGTGTATTTCAATTGGTTCGGAACTTGATAACAAATCCTGATGTCAAGTAAGGCTTTTGTAAGATTGAAGGGTTCCTTTTTATGGAGAATTTTAGGTTGTCTTCCAGTTGTTTTATTATCTTGTGTGAAACATGTAGATTTTCATTATAGATATGTGGAGGACAGATTCTTTGATCGGATTGAATTATCTGTAGAATGGTTAAAGAATTTTCGTGGGGTTTTCAATTTGGGTATGAGGAGTTTTGACAGAAttctgtatgtgtgtgtgtgtaggattTCAAAAGAGAATTGTCGCGTTGATGTTCCAGAGAATTGGGAAGAAGGGAAGAGATATGCAGAACATGGTGTGAGAAAGTATGTGCGCGAAAGGGCCCCTGAGATTATGCCTACAATCAACTCATTCTTCGATAACACTTCTAAGTGAACGTCAAATGTTACTGGATAATATCTtatgatttttttatataatttttaattaaatttgtcaAAGGGTTATGTTTAATTGATTAAAAAAGTATTGGATTTTATTGTGGATGTTCAAGTTCTAATTTTTAAATAGATACACTAAATTTTTAGTGATTCTTAGATTTTCATTGTTGGTTCTTAGTGTGATTCTAAAAGTGGATTTCCTAGTTGTTTACGTTTTCAACATGATAAAGTATTTTTCATTTGATTTAGTGTCTATTTTGAAAAAATGTTTTCATACATAATAAATCTTGAAAAATGAcacaatttgttttaaatttgggtTTCTTGTCTTATGTTATCCATTTAACCGTTATACATATGTCTTTACACAAAATATTCATCCTCACTCATATCATCACACATCCTAAAAAATTAGATGCCTGGGTTTTAAGTTTCTAATGTGTttattcaaataaattcaaaaaaataaaaaaatattaaaaactagaTTTTCTACTGTGTAACCTAACCCCTAAATAAATACCCTTACATATTGTCAATATGATAATTTTATTTTAAGGTGATTACAAATGTACCATTCAATATTCTAGATCTTAAAGTAAGTTAGATTCAAAACCATATCAAACTTTGCATTGATTTGTTATATAGCTAAATAAGTttcattatttttgtttttaattttcacatttaattacttgtaatttttaaaaaaatattaatacacATTAATCATAAATAGCTAATCTTATTgaacatattttatttttttataaattattttatttattgcacACAATCCCTCTGTCCTTGCTATTATAGAGGACATGTGATTTCTATAAATTTTACTACTCCCCGGTTCCAGTccgccccatagaattgtagggccaggaatgaaaatgaatgaaataatggACCATATAATTGTAGGGAGGCTGGTTCAAGctggccccatagaattgtagggaacCGAAAGGCCCTACTATTTTATAGGCAAGCTTGAAAAAAAGCTGGAAGAAAACCGAAAGGAATGCTAGATTAATACGCCTGCTAGATCATCTAATATTTTCCTTCTTTTGTGGAGTTGATTAGTACCCATCAATGGTTATTATATAAACCTTTTCCATCCATTCATGCTCCTAATAATGATAATATGGAATACGTGATGATCTATCTTTTTTGATGGACATAATGATATAGTTTTATTCTTCACTTACTCCTACTATTGTTGCATCTCGTTGGGTGAAAACAAAAGTTGTCACAATTTATGGAAAAATTTTAGcacatttaatttaaatatttcaactaTTTTTTTTCCTAATATACATTCTAGATATATTTGGCCAATATCTTTTCTAGATACATGTTGGacattttggtgcaatttttttttccaaatgttttttcaagcatttaacatttttttcaaacatttcaaatgtgcttttattagattttaaaaatattataataattattatattattttaattttcaaatcaattgCATCAATAGTTGAAGTTGATTCTATttagaaaatattaaatatattattattactaAATTTAATGCATTTGAAGAGTCAATATTGGTAGTATATTTGAAGAGCCAATATTGGTAGTATATTTGAAGAGCCAATATTGGTAGTATATTtcgaaaatattaaatatattattattattattattaaatttaatgcATTTGAAGAGCCAATACTGATAGTAAATTTAATAAGTATAGTATATTTTTAAGGTAAGTAAGCTTTAACAGCTAAAATTTTAATTTCACATTATTtcaagaaatgttttttttttcaacaatCAAATAACTATAACTAAATAAACTatactaaattaatttattaatctttAAAGATAAATCATAAATTACACATATAGAGTTTATATCAttctaaaatttattaaatatattaattatatttatttcaagTAAAATTTGAACTTATGTTTACTAAATTTCTTTATAAAAGGATGGTACTCTAAACTCGTGATGATCTTACATCTATAAAGTCATATTTTTTTGGAAAACATATCTCGTCTCATACATGACGAACATTTCATTTTGAATCTATGGATACTAATATTTCATATAATCTTTTTGTACGTATTGATAGATTACGACTTAATGAATATTCATTAGGTATGTTGACTTTATGGATAATTTAGTTTCTCATTTAAAATTATAAGATGACATTATAAGACTTAATAATTAACTTTAAAATGGTGATAATGGTAGGTTGATGTCTTACATGTGAAATGATTATTATTCACTAACTTTTTAAATTATTTACTATTTATGTGAACATAGATAGTGAAAATTTATTGACGTGTAAGTATATATTGAATTAGGTGTTAGAGCTCTACATTGATTCATTTCattttttctaaatttattttcatatattttgataacaagataatattaaaaaataatgaatgaaTAATGAATGAATAATCAAGAAAACCAACCAAAATCAAGAGACTATATAATCTTATCACAAGCCTTGGACATGCCTGGCTTGATACCTAGAGCAACCTATAAAATGAACATATTCTTAAGTAATCCATTTAAAAAAATCCCCTACTTAATTGATATCACAAAGTCCAAAATCTAGTTTAGATAATAAGAAATAAAATTAGTAATGATATTTTAAGAGACATTACAAAGAGAAAGAGgaaaaaatagataaaaataattGATCCCTACTTTTTTTTAGGGAaggtaataaaaaaaattgaattaatagCTTAAAGAATTTTCTTATTAGTTTAAGATTCCAATATAACATATATAAGACCATCCTTTAAGATATACGAAATCCATCAAGACTAAGAGACATTTATCATCCTTTCTTCATTTGATAAACAACATTTTTCAATTCCTCAAGAGTAATAGGGTCCATAAGAATACTATTTATTTTCTTAGCAGCCAAAGAAGGAAAATAACCTAAGATTACCCTATCCTCATCTACCATAGCTAGACTATTTTCCTTAAGTTAAAAAAATGAAGAACCAATTCCCTATTAATCTACTATTAATCTACTAGATGAAGAATGATAAATTCCTTGAAAAGAGCTGATAGATATATTTGAAAGACATATTTGAAACCACTATCTAGTTTAGCATAAACCAAATTATGAAcaatcatattgttcttgaacaaagcTGAAGAGGAGTCTATCTAACTCAAACCCCTAAGATTCTTTTGAAGATTAAAGGTTTAATTGAAGTCTATCACCAAGATCTAAGGGAATTTTAGGAAAATAAGGAACAAAAAAACTAAATTTGCAACACAAAATATCTTACTATAAATATATTATAGGAGAATTAACATTAGATAAGAAAATAGGATTGATTGAATCAAAATAGATACCCatcaaaaacatagaaaattttctcATTAACCAATTTAAAAATGTAATTGAACAAGAGTCTCATAGACAAGCTAACCTTCCTACAAAACCcttaatttgaaaatttaattgAACAAGAGTCTCATAAACAAGCTAACCTTCCTACAAAACCCTTGGCATCTATACATTGGCATTGCCTATCTTTCTAGAGTATATAAGTAGTTAACATTTCCCCACAAAGAATTTAAAACATTGGAGGAAAAATGTGTTAGTCTAATGAATCCCGATAAGATTTGAAAAATACATTTGATGAGGATTATTGCCTAGATCCCTTTTATTCCATGATACAACTATTATTACTTAATACAAAAAAGTGAGATATAAAGTGCTTTACTATCTCTTGATAGCTTTTTCCCTTCATTTTTGGAGATTTTATCTACGaatttgtaaataaaaaaattatcaaaactagaattaaaatattttaactaaaatgatctttggtaaaaaaaattttaaaaatatatctcATTCATTTTCAAATAATGAAACTTCATGTAAATCCATTTAAGTCATCCCCTCATAAATTAATTGGGGCTTTCTTTTACATTAGTTTTAGCCACATATACCCCTagaagaagatgaatatcatctgATTCTACCTTTGGGAAATTTCTTTAAAGATGTCCATAGACATTACATACACAATATCTAAAAAGAAGAGTCTCATAATATAACTACTAAATTCATTATATACTTCTTAAATTAATCTatataaatgtttttaaaaaattattacaatCAACTTCCACATAAATACAAGTAAAAGAAATTACCTTTCTCTCTAGAAGCAAGTGATGAGAAGGGATCAAATATTTCTCAAAGATAATTGTAATAGAATGCAAAGTATTAGGTCTCCATAATTCCatcaaaagacaaagaagatgaaTTCAAATAGAAATCTTAAATAGAAGTTTTTCAATTATATCAAACCTCACATGCCAAGATTTAACAAACAAACCAACTATAAGAAGTAAGGTCCTCCCATGACAGCTAAAAGCTGATCAACCATTCTAGTCAGATAGAAGAAAAAAAATTtacttaattttttttggattagattgtgtttgaattttttatcatcaatgtttggaatcacactccatgattcatcatcaggatgtacAAAGGAATTCCAAGGAGATGAAAAAATTAagatgatgatgaatcacaaagtgtAATTTTTTTGAAGATCCACAAACTCATAAATCAAAGGCTGCTCCATCATCAACTGTAACTTTAGAATTAATAATAAGAGTGGGACAAACCTCATTCTTTATCAATCCTTCATCAAATTTAACTTCATAagtaattaaaaaaaacataagaaCATTTTCATGATTAGAAATCATAACCTTATCAACTTGTAGATCCCAAGCCCAAAGTCCATGAAAAACTAGCCAAAAGGGAAGAAGCAGAAAAATAGAACTATCGCAAAAAATGGGACGAAATCATAGCACACGATTGCAAATTATAATTTGGAGTCTACCTTTACATGCAAAAACCCCACATCAAAAAAGCAAACGTAACTCTTCCATTCAACGAATCTAGCCGTCCTCTGCAAAACTCTAATCAGATGAACTTGCTTTTTAGAATCttcaaatttattattattattattttattatttacttCAAACCTATCgagtgaaaaaaataaaattcttttcaCATCCCATTATGACATCGGCTTGCAAAACCTTGCAAAATTACgcactttattttttattaatatttctgTATTTATCTCTACCAAGCATTGCTGGGAAAAGCTTATCAAGATTGAATATCCCTTGCATCTTTTGCTTGCTAACAAAACGTGCCTTCCATGTTTACTATATTCTATCACTAATTGGAAAAATAAGTTTTTCTTTATCTAAACAGGATTTCAAAGCTTTGGTTTTTATATTTCTCTAGAGATTTGTTTTCTACATGATCGATGAAAATTCAAACGTCAAGTGGCCAACAAATAAACGGCAGTCAAGATGATGTTTGAGTAGAAAGTATAGGCAGAAATTTTGATTATGCCCACGGTTTGCGCACCAGGAAAACTAAAACAGCCTATCTACCAACGATAACAAGCTAAGTCAAAGAAGATCACCCAGTTGACATTCTTTTTTTTGTCGTCAATAATTAAAACTATCCTAAACATCTGGAAAATGAATCCAACGGCTATTCTGGTTTAGCCCATCGTTTCAAATCCCCATAATCATCAATAAATTGCAGGAGGGAGACCGATTTCCACATTAATTTCATTTTATCTGAACAAACCAAATATCATCTGTGGTGTTTATTTCATTAAAGTCAATCATGGGACGCTGGATGAAACCAGAGGTTTGCCACTTGTTTCTTTAACATTAATAATTTCTCTAATGATTTGTGTTGCCTAAATTTTTACTTTGATATATGTTTTAAGCTTTTATGGGTATGTATGTAGGTATATCCACTTGTAGCAGCCACTAGTGTAGCTGTTACTATGTGTGTATTTCAATTGCTTCAGAATTTGGTAACAAATCCTGATGTCAGGTATGTGTTTTTGATGGGAATAAaatgtaaaattattattttattttattaatttttatttagtaaAGGAGAAAACAGGACTACCCTATCTTTATATGAGTTATATGATTGAAACAAAATTGTTTGACTATTCGACTATTGAAGAGATGTTTATATACAAATTACTATATTATTTGTCAAAATGTTTATCAtaaattgttaataatttttttttcattgtaaCATGTTAGGTATAATCTATTTTTATATTACAATTGCTTCTGGATTATACTTTGTAGGAGGTTTTTTTATTTCTGATTTCTTTGAGCTCTGTACTAATCTAGAAACAATTGTAATATTTAATTGTAGATTATGAAAACCTGACATCattaatttattttcatgttaaataaattaattttaacaaataaaaaatgtttgacatttttttttgGATAAGGCTTTCAATTTTGTCATGAAGGTTTAACAGAATTTTATGTGGgtagaatttcaaaagaaaatcgtCACACTGAAGTTCCAATTCTGAATTGGGAAGAGGGAAAGAGATATGCAGAAAATGGAATGAGAAAATTTGTGCGCAAAAGGGCTCCTGAGGTTATGCCTTCTATGACCTCACTCTTCCATAGCACATCTAAGTGAACGTCAAATATCATGAATAAAGTGGAATGTAATCATTGATGCTACAAATGTTTGTGTTTTTGTATTGAAAAAAATATTTGGTTTGTAATGTATAGTAACGTTGAAGCATCTCACAGTGATTGATGCAAAGTTTGGAATACAAATGTTAGTAGGTAACTGTTTATACATAGGGTGGCATATTATTATAAATAGACATTGTTTAAGCTGCAGATTGATTCTTATGGATTAATATTTATCACCTCTTCTTAAGATCAGCCATATTACTTCACTATTTGTTATGAGTGGGTTGTTATTACAATTCCAGAACTACACCTGCAGGAAGAAGAATTCATAAAGAGAATTAGAACAAGGGTATATAAAAAATTATCATAAATTGGAGTTTTTcctaatatattaaattatatgaCCGTTGATTCAAATTGAACAGTGCTTTTCTTAATATATTAAATTAGATGACGATGGAATCGATTGAACAGTAATTTGGAGTGCGAGATATGAATACATAAAGATTGACGGATGGATGGAAACTATGCAGTTGAGTTATGGTAAATATATATTGTGATGTTGATGAATGAAAAGGGAAGATAGGATTTAAAAGAGAGACTGACATAGAGACTGAAACAAAGATAAAGCATGAATGAATAAAGTGTATTTTAGGATCCAGGGAAGTTATAGATAAAACATGCATAAGGTGTATTTGCGAATAAAGTATACGATGGATTTATTTAATTTACAGTTGGctttaaagtaattttattttaaaagttaattatgtataaatttatatatattcttGTAATGTAAAGGGTGTGCACATGAAAGTTGGAGAAAAGAGTAAAGTATACAGATATATTAAACTATTTCAAAATAGTTCAGAATTATTATTATTTGGATTTGAAGATTTATTTGAAGTAAATTAGAATtattacatttttaaaaataatcagTCCATAGCACGTCTAAGTGAACGTCAAATATCAACGAATCAAATCCTTGATGCTACAAATGGTAtggaaaaatttatttattaatgaattaattatcACGTGTTCTTAAGATCAGCCATATTACTTTGCTATTTGTTATGAGTGGATTGTTATTACACTTCCAGAATCACATCTGCAGGAAGAAGAATTCATAAAGAGAATTAGAACAAGGGTATATTAAAATTATCTTAAAGTGGTGTTGTTTAATTTAAATTATATGACTATGGATTCATATTATCTTAAAGTGGTGGTGTTTAATTTAAAGGGTATATTAAAATTATCTTAATGACTATGGATTCATTTTACACAGTAATTTTGAGTGCAAAATATGAATACATAAAATTGATTGACTGAAAACATGAATAGTAGACTATTTTAAATAGTTCAAAATTATCATTAGTTTGGATTTGACGTAAATTGTAATTATTAGAATTCTTAAAATAATAGATGGATCACTTTTATTCTCAATGATTTAAACGTATTAGTTTCTCCTTCAAATTATAGGGAGGGTGTTGTTTTAATAAGTGAATAAATTTGTTAACTACAACCAATGAAAATTAagaaataaaattttcaaaattcttaaATATTTGAGGATGAATATTAAATCTTTtatagataataaaaaaaaaaaacattttatcaaGTGACTGATCATATTTGAAACCCTACAAAATGTGGAAAAGACCTTAATTTTGTGGAGGCATAATGAAACTATTTCTAATGACAAGTATACTAACTTATTTACCAAATTTTCCACTTGCAATGAAAACTAAATTGTCATATTTTTGTTAATTTAAATGAGCAAGAAAAAACATATAATCAACACAAAATAGTAGAAAGAAAATAACACAACAAAGACACTAGACATGAATTTATAGTGGTACACCATAAAGGCTATGCCCACTATCAAGAAGGGAAAACTCTTTATTGATCATTACCAATGAGTCTACATAAATGGACTCCACACAACCATTTATACAATCACATCCAATTGTGAAACCAAGAGTTAGGTGAATGCCAATAGTCAtatgaccattgggcttcacattcccaacaatctcccccatgaagGCCAACTAGTATAGCCATGTAGTGTGAAATCCATGCTTCCATTTCAAAAATCACATTACAACTAGCTTGCAATATTTTAGCTTTGTGAACTCTTGTTCACATAAACTTTAGATTAGCCTTTTCCAAATCAAATCAGAGTTAAAAATATTTTCTCCTACTACTCTTTAAGGCACAAACTCACTCATAAATACACAATCAGGAATAAAATTATCTCTTTGTCCTGGGGCTTTAACAAAAAAATCGTCCAGAACAACCCATGAAAATGTCTCCTATATCTACCTTAAACACAATTTCTTATTATATTAGCAACATCTTCATCAGGAAGGTTGAGTTTAATCTGGTCCTCCCttaaattcaaaaattctttccctaTATCGTCCACTGAGTATATCACCTCTGTGATGTCCATGAGGTATATCACTACAAAATTAATTTTTGGCTTCTATTCCTCATTAAATTTGGCTTCCCTCTCCTTATTCCTATTCATATAACTCTCTCCAATTTGTTCCTTTGAGTTCTCAATTAGACCTCCACTATGGAAAGAATTAAAAACTATTGTTAAGATACATTCACTTGGGACCTTCTCAATGAATTCACAAAAATCAGCATCTATGATAAGATTCATGTCGGTAGGAATGATGCATTAATTATAGCTGGTATCATCTTCATCACCGTTTCAATAGGCAAGCGAACACCATGGCCACTGTAGTGAAAAAAAACACATCTTGGCCCCAGGCTCTGCACCTTCTACCACGATCATCTAGATTCTTCTAATGTTGGCCCTTGTGTTCTCTTTGAACCTATCATCCGTGTCGATCATTACAATTATATTTTCTAGGAATCCAAATTGATCAATCAGGCAACTATACATTCTCTTCACATCATTACACATTCCTTCAATTTCACCTTGGTTCCAAGGTAATTACATCTAGCCAGTACAACCTTCTTAGccatcataatcaaatcaatcaaatctccCTAAATGATTGTCCCAAACTCCATTGAAAATCTCTCTACAAATACAACAACATAGGACTTGTTTGTTCCTCAATAGTTTCAACCACTATGAAATCCTTTGGCTATCGAATTACAAAACCACAACCCCTGCCATTATATGGTTCATCTTCCACCACCACAATCTAGTTGGTCATCTCCAGGAAATTGAGTAGCACCTATTGAAGAACATAgatggacactaagaggggggtgaatcagtgtatttatAAAAGAATTATAAACTAAGTGTGCAGATATTAAGAATTCAATGCAAatgagaacacacacacacacacacaagaaacaaCCCACAACacaagatttacgaggaaaacccatagtgggaaaaaaccttggtgagaaatgttgttggagtctattgctccaatccaacctcacaataaataacaaattaaaatgtttagggcaccaacctaaggagcaccaacccttgattttatgagcacttactcaaaggagcacctaccccttctctTAGCACCCACTCAGATATTTACAATGATTATCAAAGTTTGCAATGTAGTgataaaaccttgttacaaatgagttttgtaacacttacaaatttctcatatcttgagaatgaattTCTCTACATGCTAAAGTTCTTCCTttgtttggttgtcttcttctctcttctaCAACTTCACCTTGCAAAATACTCTATTCTTGCTCTCTCTCTACTTCTATAGATTGCTCTTTTTTCTCTCGGCAGCAACAACGCACTTTCTACACTTCTTCACTACACACCCTATACTAGCCTAGTTGAGACTTCtttatttccacctctatctctatctcaacagCTACACCTACCAATGTCAAATATCATCACATCTTCTACAGGATTCAATCGACTCTATATACCTCTAATTTTTCCTCCACtacaaaatttaaatattttattcaagtcgaTTATCTTGGAGAATTGCACTtctagagattttattctttgtctTGAATATGATCTCAATTTTTTCACCTGTAGTAAATGCATCCTATCTTTCTTCAGATCATTCTTTGTACTTAGATTACTAATTT
This genomic stretch from Cryptomeria japonica chromosome 8, Sugi_1.0, whole genome shotgun sequence harbors:
- the LOC131049236 gene encoding uncharacterized protein LOC131049236; its protein translation is MGRWIKPEVYPLFAATGVAVSMCVFQLVRNLITNPDVKISKENCRVDVPENWEEGKRYAEHGVRKYVRERAPEIMPTINSFFDNTSK
- the LOC131049240 gene encoding uncharacterized protein LOC131049240, which produces MGRWMKPEVYPLVAATSVAVTMCVFQLLQNLVTNPDVRISKENRHTEVPILNWEEGKRYAENGMRKFVRKRAPEVMPSMTSLFHSTSK